The Blautia obeum ATCC 29174 region CGTAGCTGCCAGATGTTCCATAGCGTGGAGTTCGGCTGTGTTCATGACTGGTTCCTCATTTGGGGAAGTCATGCGGATATCGAAAGTTGTAATGACCTGATCGCCGAGGTAATCTTTACGGGAAACGTAAATGCCAGGCTGCAGCTTGATGTGGTCTATGGTAAAACTTGCAATTTTTTTCATAATAAAAGTCCTTTCTGCTTTTTTGTTTCTTATTGTAGCAGAGCTGAACGTCTGATACAAGTCAGGATTTGACTTTAAGTTTATGGGGTGTTACACTGTGAATACTATCAGAAAAAAGATGTTGCTGGGAACGAAGTGAACAGTAACAAAAAGACAGGAGGAACAGAACATGAAATCCAGAATTCTGGCAGTGCTTTTTGCCGTTGTGCTGACAGCAGGTACACTTGCAGGATGTGGCAGCAGCAAGAAAGCAGATGATACAAAAACAGAAACTACAGATGAAAAATCAGAAGATAAAGCTTCTTCTGATGAAGATACGAAAGATGTAAATGTGGCAAGCGAAGAAGAAGCGGAAGAGGCCGGCTTCAGTGACGGTACTGATACAGATGGTGCGACTGTGGAAAATACAGTGCTTGATACCAGCCAGGAGCTGACAGGAATCCACCATGCGGATATCAGCATCCGTGATTATGGGGACATTAAAGTGGAACTCGATGCCGATACAGCACCGGTCACCGTTACCAATTTCGTGAAACTGGCACAGGAAGGTTTTTATGACGGACTTACGTTCTGGCGTATTATGGATGGCTTTATGATGCAGGGTGGGGACCCGAAAGGAAATGGTACCGGAGGATCCGGAGAGACTATTAAGGGAGAATTCTCAAGTAATGGTGTAAAGAATGATATTTCTCATGTGAGAGGAACCATTTCCATGGCAAGATCTACGGATCCGGACAGCGCAAGTTCACAGTTTTTTATCGTCCAGTCAGACAGTACTTTCCTGGATGGCGATTACGCAGCATTTGGTAAAGTGACAGAAGGTATGGATATCGTTGATGAAATCTGCAAAAATGCCAACCCAACGGATGATAATGGAACAATCAAAGCAGACGAACAGCCGGTGATCGACAGCATTCAGATCACAGACTGATAAAATAAAAATTTTATGTAACGTAAAAAAGACCGATGCAGCGTGAGGTGTGCGACATCGGTCTTTTACTTTGCAATAAAACATAGCGGACCTGTTTTACTGACGAATGATCAGAACCGGAATTGGCGGGTTGTTCGGACGGTTATAATAGTCACTGCGGATGACCAGATATTTATGTGGATTCAGTTCTTTTAACCAGGCAAGGACAGCATTACGTTCCTCAAAACCGGAATCACCACCACTGTAGATGCAGAGTGAGATCAGCCCGCCTTTTTGCAGAAGGTCCAGGCTTTTGGAAAGTGCGGCAATGCTGGTATCGGCGTGGGTTGCTTTGGTGTGGTCCCCACCCGGCAGATATCCAAGATTAAAGGTAATGCAGCTGACAGTACCCGGATCGACATAGTGCTCTATATTGGTGTGCGATTCCAGAAGAAGGGTATAATTCTGGGGTGCATCTGCTTCCATGAGCCTTTTACGTGTATTGATAAGTGCCTCTTCCTGAATATCAAAAGCAAAAACATGTCCGTCTTTTCCACAGAGAGAACTGAGAAGAAGCGTATCATTCCCATTTCCCATGGTTGCATCTATACAGATATCTCCGGGCTGGACCTGTTCTCTGATAAAACGTGCACACCATCCTGTGATTTGAACTGCTTTCATATTGACCTCCTATCCTTTTATGGCCTTTTTGTGGAAAATAAAAAATTCTTTTTATTACAGATTACTATAGTACAGATTTTCATAGGGTTCAACAAAATG contains the following coding sequences:
- a CDS encoding class I SAM-dependent methyltransferase yields the protein MKAVQITGWCARFIREQVQPGDICIDATMGNGNDTLLLSSLCGKDGHVFAFDIQEEALINTRKRLMEADAPQNYTLLLESHTNIEHYVDPGTVSCITFNLGYLPGGDHTKATHADTSIAALSKSLDLLQKGGLISLCIYSGGDSGFEERNAVLAWLKELNPHKYLVIRSDYYNRPNNPPIPVLIIRQ
- a CDS encoding peptidylprolyl isomerase encodes the protein MKSRILAVLFAVVLTAGTLAGCGSSKKADDTKTETTDEKSEDKASSDEDTKDVNVASEEEAEEAGFSDGTDTDGATVENTVLDTSQELTGIHHADISIRDYGDIKVELDADTAPVTVTNFVKLAQEGFYDGLTFWRIMDGFMMQGGDPKGNGTGGSGETIKGEFSSNGVKNDISHVRGTISMARSTDPDSASSQFFIVQSDSTFLDGDYAAFGKVTEGMDIVDEICKNANPTDDNGTIKADEQPVIDSIQITD